The segment TCCATGGGGATGCCTTCCTCTTGCAGGATGGGGGTGATGAGCTCAGCCAGGTACAGCCAAATGTGTGGGATGTCAATCTCCATGTCCTCTGCGATCTCCAAGATCTCCCGCAGCCTgaagagcagagggagctgtTGGGATCCAGCAGTCCCCATACCCTTGGCTAGGAGGGACCTCAGGATGTCTCAGTGTTGAGTTCTACTCAAGGCAGGACCAAATTCAAAgccaggctgccccagcccctcacccttTGTAATACTGCTCCTTGGAAAGCGTGCCTGCCTTCaccagctggcagagcagggctcccATGTGCTCGCGGGAGATGGTGCTCCTCTCCAGCGTGGACTCGATGCCATTTTGCACAAAGATGTAGAGTGAGGAggagctgcccagctcctgcacacacTGCAGGGCCTCCTGCAGGGAAACGGGAGGTCAGTACTGCCCTACAGCCAGCTCTGGCTCCCCATTTCCAAATCCAGGCACCACCAGGACCCTGCCCAACAGTGCTACCACACAGGGAGGGAAGCATATGGCATGTCAGAGGAACATATATGGTGTGTTAGGGTGCTTGGCCACCTCCTTCTCTCACCTTCATGTCATTGATGTGCAGGTATTCCTCTATGATCGCCTTGGATTTCTTCTCCAGTTCCTCTTCCGACAGCGCGGGCTTGGTGGATGTTGGAAGAGGTGTTGGCTCTTGTTTAACTGCAAGAGAAGAGCAGGGATCAGGCATCACCTGGGacaagcagagctgcaggtgcagccAGACCCTGGGATATTGCCCCTCCCCAGCTCACTGGTCTCTCGGCTCCGGTCCCGTTCCTCCGTCATGCTCGCAGCCTTGCGCACGGCCTCGGGGCCGCCCTGCTTCTCCCGTTCTCGGCTCCTGTCCTCTGTCTCTTTGCTGAAGCTCCTCTTGGTGAGGGCAGACCTGTTCCTGTCTACTCTCTCCCCCCGGTCAAGACGCTCTAGACGGTCGCTGCCCTTCTCCGAACGTGACTCCcggtcccctctgtccccagccttcTCTGACCTGTCacggctggagctgctcctgggtgaGAGAAAGACACACAGCGTGAAGAACCCATCACCACCCTCCCTGACCCCAGACTGTAGAGCTCTGTAAGGTAAGGCTGTCTCACTCCAATCCCCACCTCTTTTAGCACTTGACCATTCTTGGGGAAAAACTTTTTCCCTATTTCTCCCCCGTTCCAACTCAtacccttttcctttttctctgctccttGGCTGAGCACCGCCTGCCTTTGTCCTACCCATACCTTCCTTCTGACACAGACTGTGGCAAAAGCccccttttgttttcctcttctcccaaaaaaatccaaactccaGCTCTCTTTGGAGACCTCACGCTCCCGCCCTTTAATGTCTATCCAAGGACCCCCAGGCCAGACCGAGCGCCCAGGGGTGGTCACCCAAGCACCAAACAGTAGGGAGGACACCCAGGGTGAGGTCAACCTTCCTTGCCACAAGGATTCACCACTGACTCTGAGCTCCATCAAGGCCCCATCTTGCCACAGGGCAAGTCCAGATACCGTAACTTGCCTATACACTGATCAACCACAAGACTGAATCAGGGGCTCTCCCTCAACCCCACACACCCATCCAccaaggcagggctggcccCTCACCTCTGCACCACACGGCGGGACTCTGGGCTCTCGGCAGGCATTGACTGCTGGAGCGCTGAGAAGCGGTTCAAGGTGCTCGTGGCTGGTCGCCCTGAATCAGATGCTGGGCATGAAAAGAGGGAAGTCTCAGAGTTTGGCAACTCCCTGGTAGAGGAACTGCCAGGGGAAGGATCACCCCTCCCACTCTGTCCCACAGCACCCAGCCAGTCCCACACTGCCTACCTGAATCTGCGGGCTTCGCGCCAGACCCTCCGCTGCTGCCTTTGCCCCAGCTCAGCCGCCCACCCGGTGCAAAGAGCTGGTTATTGGAGTCAATGGATCCAGGCTGCAAGTGCAGAGAGACAGTCAGGCCTGATCCCCCGACCAAGGCAGGACCTAGGCCAGGCAGCCAGCTCAGCTGCCACACCGCACCCCCAGCCTCACCTTGGTGATCTTCGTTAACCGGCTGGTGTCAATGGGCCGGTTGCCCTTGCTGATGGGCACTGTGCTCCAGCCATCATCTGCAACCAGGCTACTGCGCCCTGAGCACAAGAGGGACAGTCATAAGGTGCAGACCAGCCTTGAGCAGAGTCCAGCAGGAGCAACCAACTCCTAGCAAACTCAAGTGTCCCCAAGCCCAGACACTTACCACCAGAGGATGGCCCAGGGGGTCCTCTCCTCTTGTCCTTTGACATGAGCTGCTGCACTTTGATGTGTTCCCGATGCTCCTCCATCTCTGCTTCCTTGTGGATCTGATCGATGGTTTTGGGGCCCTGGTCTCCTCGCCGCGGTACCCAGCTATTCTGtagagggcagggaaggagggaagaaggaaCTGAGATGGCTGAAAGATGGAGGGAAAGGGATTCCCCCTTCCCACTCTCAAAGTCTCAGGTTAGTCTCCTGCCTCGGCCATCACCACTCTTCATGTGTTGTGGCAGCTTTTGGCACAAAAAGGCTCAGGTTCCAGAGCCCCCCTGCATTAAACAGCCGCCAATTACTGTGTGCCCACTACCATTACCATGATAACCAAGAGCAGGGGCTAGCATGGTGTCTCTGGGGCTGGCCACAGCTCACATACCCACCTCACCCCTAGAGGGGACACATGGATTGCGGGCACTCAGAGGACATAGGCCAGCAGCTCCAAAGGACcaagcagcagacagaggaCAGTCCCCAGACAATTGCATTCCATGAACCATACCCGTCTTAGGTCAATCACATCCTGCAGCATGAAACGGATTCGGGATgatgtctttttctctttgatgaTCTTCTCCATCTGATTGAAGTACTGGTCCATCCTAGGCTATAGAGGGACAGAGCCATGGTCACATTCCTCCTAAAGGCAAGGAAAGAGCAAGCAAGGTAGGGCAGGGCAAGGAGTACCTTGGCTTTCTCGAAGTCCAAGTCCTTGCCAATAGTCGTAAGCAGGCGGCAAAGGCACTCAAGAGACTCCTCATCGTGGTTTTTGAGCAGCTTCACCACACAGTCATGCATAATGGCCTCCGTCAACATCTTCAGTTTGAAGAGTTCTCCAATGAACTTGATGTTGCCCAGGGATCGTCGTCGGGCCTTGTCCCGCGCCTCCTCCAGCTCATCCTTCATACGTGCCTTCTCCTCGGGCTGCACAAAAAGCCCAGCAGGGCAGTTCAGTGTCCAGAGCCAGCCCATGGACACCCACgccagccctcagcagcagaCTCCCACCACAACTCACAGCACTGGCATCATCCATCTCCTTTTGCCGCTTCTCAAAGATCTCATCATCGTCCTTGTCCTTCTCAAACTCCTTCTGGCAGCGGTTGAGCAGCAGCTTGCGGAAGTTCACAGTCACTGTGGGCTTGTCTGTTGTGGGCACTTTAAGCTGCAGGGAGAGGTACAACCCAGAGAAAGAGCATGAGTTGTGTCTCCCCCAAAAGCTGGGCAACTAAGGTGGCACTACTCAAATCAGGGAAAAGCCACCCTACAACACTGTGATGCCCTGCTGAGACTCTGAACGGGGTCCTCCATCCACACACCCCAGTTTCTCCACTCCACATGGAAGGACCTGCACACTACTAAGCTCAGCTGAGATGGGCAAAAAAACCTTGCCCACCAGGCAGGAGACCACCCAGCTTCTGCTCACCCCCATAAGGCAACGGCACATATTAGCATAGGCAACAGAGAAGTTTGGCTCCGAGATGGCCTTCTCGAAGACGAGGTCGATGACACCCTTGAGCCGCTCCTCCGTGTCGATGGACAACTCCATCACCTGCTTCATCAGTTGCTGGAACATCTGGGGCGTCAGCTTGTTGAGGATGCTGCGGACACGGCGGAGCAGTTCCTGCAAGGGCAGCAGGGTCAGCAAGAGCTGGGCACCCTTCCCCCAGGCCCTCCGACTGCCTGCccaccccagctcccacctgTGTCTTGATATTCTCAGGATCCTCCTCCTCGGAAGCACGTTTGCTGCTGGGTTTCCAGGCCTTCTCGGCCTTGTTCAGCTTGACATCCTCATTGAGGGACACAGTAGCAATGATTTTGCGGGGCTCCTTCCTCGGGTTCTGCTGGGAGCGGCGGGGACCCAACCCTGAGGGCTGACACATGGAGAAGAAActcagctctctgctctgggaccATGTGAGCTGGCTCCCAGAAGTCCCCAGTCCACCTACTCAGATCCTCAACTCCATCATGGACATCAGTGGCCCAGACACAGCGGCTCGAAAGCTTGATCATcacagagaggcagagcaggatggCAGGAATGAAGTGAGGAGATACTCACCAGGCCCCGGTTGCCCATGACAGGCCGGCCAAGGTTGGCAAAGGAGGGGGTGAAGTCAGGGCTGCAGTTCATGCCACTGAGGCGGATGGGGTCGATTGCCCGCAGTGGGGTCTTGTTGGCCTGCGAAGGTACACACGGCTGAGGATGCCCGGGGGCAGAGGAGCGGGACGGATCCATCCCCCAGCCTCAGCGCCGGGACAAGGAACTGGAAAAAAGGCCCCAGAGGTGCCCCCGCACCCACCAACCCAGGCTCAAGGGTCACTGCAGATGCAGCAACAGGACCCTGAGCACAAAAGTAAGTCCCTGCCCCGCCTTCACAAGGCACAAAGAGGAGCCAGATCCCCACCAAACCACCACCCACAATTCCCCAATTTCCAGGGCCGCACCGACCTTGTCCAGCACCACATCTGTGATCTGGGGCAGTCCCTCAGGTTTCTGCATGCTGGCAAAGATGAACTGGAATCCCAGCAGGAACTCCCGGTCATATCGCTTCTTCTCCTCAGGGTTCAGTGGCTTCCATTGCTCTGCAGTGGGGGGCAAGAGGGAGACTCTAATGTGGCCTGTCCCATATTCTTCACTCTGAGCTGTGATGGGTCTGGGTCTACACAAGGACAAGTGAGGTGAGATGTAGACAACCACAGAACTGCCCCAGCCTGGTACACCATGAGCATAACCACGCATGCTTAGAAAGCCTGATGccaccagctccctgccaaGACCCTTGTGCTGGGAACTCTGTTCCACACCCCATGCCAAGCTTGGGGACAAGATGGGAGGAGAATGTGAAATTTAGGACAGTGGGACCATGCCACCCACTGCTGGATCCAGAGGTGgtggctgccagcagaggaCTGTGCCCAGGCACAGCTCACCTTCCTTGTAGCCATACTTCTGGCCAGCAGTCTTGCCCTTCTCCGGGGCCAACTtgtcttccttctcctcccacgTCTCTTCCGACTCTTCCTGTGGACGGGCAGGAGCCACGTCCTCTGCTTCACTGGCAGGGACAGATGTGGGGGGCTTGTTCTCCGCCTCCGAGGCACTATCACCGGTCTGAGACTGCagtgggggggacagggacagcaatCACCCACACGAGCCTGTTCCTGTCCCCTTCACCCCACTCCTCGGTGTCCACCCCACCTCAGATCCTCATTACCATCACAGAGCATCAGTGGCCCAGACACGATGGCACAAAGCAGAGTTCATCACAGGAGGAGATGGGACACAGGGTGATCCCCGGACACCCCTGGGACACTCACCTCTTTAAAGGCATCCAGCAAATCACCTAGTGCCTCCTTCTTGTTCAGCTCCTTTATCCTTCGTTTCTTCTTTGGCACCGACATGGCGActgggaggagaggcaggaaggTCAAAGACAGGAACCCTCCCAGTCCCCAGTACCCTGACACTAGCTATGGAGTCACCAGCAAGGCCCCAGTAACAGCAGGTGAGCTTCAAGACGGAGCCATAGGGATGTGGTCCTGCCACCCCATAACAGCCCCCATCCCCAAACACACCCCGATTTACCTTCATCAAAGCCACCCAGGCACACCACTGCCCTAGTGCATGCTCTCCATCCTCTCAGAGGATCCCTGCAGACACTGCTCTACAGGCAGCCCTTACAGGGACACCGCCATACAAATCTATGTTCCGATACAcagtcccctccctggcacccctATACACCAGCCCATACATGTGCTCCCCAGAAATGTATCTGCCCCCAGGTTGCCCTCCTAGAGCACCCCTGTATCCCTGCCCAAGGCACTCTATATAAACACATCCTGTGAACCCATCTTCCCCATCACTCCTACGTAACCCCAACACTTCTGTGCAGGgtgcttaaagaaaaaaagagaaaccccAACACATCCCCAAGGCACCTCACTTTCCTCAATCACCCCTCTGTACTTGCATACCTCTACACAGCATGCCCGACATCTTCCCTGCCAATCCTCCACCTCCCAGTGTCCTCAATGACTGGGGACAATCCTGAGATACAACCCCGATACACCACCCTACACCCCTGCGTAAGACATCATATAAAACGCACTTCCATTCCCCATGACATCCCCCACAGACAGCCCTCTATACCCATCCCATCCATCACTACATAGATGTACTCCCCAGATATCCTCCCCAGATATACCCCTGATCCCACCATCCATAGACACCTTGTCCCTCTCAGCATCCCATACACATCCTATACTCCTAACCACATCTCCCTCTCCACACCTCCCTGTACCTCATGCTCCCCCCAACACCCACCCTGGGGcaccctgcagcccagcatTCCCAACCTTGTGCGGTCGCCTCCGAGATCTGCgaaggggcaggggctgggctcaAGCTTCGCTCCTGGGTCTCACCAGGGCCTTCACTCTCTtcgtcctcctcctctgcagcgGGGGAGGCAGGGGTGCCAGGTTGGGCTGGCTCCTCAGGCTCTGAGATAGGGCTGACATCTGACTCAGGCTGTTCCTCACTCGGCTCCACTTTGCTGGTGCCCTCCACACCATTGGGTAGGGGCAGCTCTTCAGGCTGGGCAGTGGGGGAGTCCAGGGTGGGCACAGGCACCGGCTCAGAGACCGGCACTGGCTGGCACGCGGGCGCCTCAGGGACCGTCTCAGGCGTCTCCTCCAAAACCCCATTGGCCTCACCAGTGGGCTCGGGGCAGGGCTCTTCCCGGGGTggtggggggctgggggaggcggGTTTGGCAGGCATTTCAGAGGCCTGTGGTACAACAGGTGGTGGCGACGGCGCAGCCGGCACCAGGGGCACGGCTGGCATTGAGGGAACAACGGGCACCGGCGGCACCTCGGGGGGCACAGGCTCCTGCAGGGTGGGCTCTGGGAGGGGAATAgcaacctcctcctcctcttcctcctcctcctccgcaGCCACTGTGTCCATGTTGGGCGCGGGCACAAGGGGCAGCTCCGCAGCCCCTGGCACTGTAGTGATGGCGCTTAACGTCTTTTGCGGGTCAGGTGGCGCCTCGCCCTGCTCCGCTTTCGTGTCCGTGTCCACAGGAGGCTCCATTGGCACCAGCGTCACGGGCGAGAGCACCACGGGCTCCACCTCGGGGAtcaggggagggggaggagacGGGGATGCCGACTTGCTGGGCTCCAGGGAGACAGGCTTGCTCACCACCAGCGCAGGCTTCGGGCGGTCATCTGCAAGGTGGATGGTGTTAACGGATGACTCTGAGATTCCCCGCTCATCCCACATTCCTCCCCAGATCCCACTATCTTCAGGAGACATAGGGACAGATGTACCAAGCCACATCACAAATGGGGGATGGGGAAAACAGAGGTCCTCTAGTGCCCAGAGGACAGCTGAGATGAGTATACAGCCCCTGTAAACTCTCCTGGATCCAAAAGGTCCCCAGGTATGCAGGGATGGCCTCCGACCCCACAAGTGTCAGGAGAACCAAGgaacagcagggctggcatTTCACATCCAGTAGTGCCAACACCAGGGAACCTTGCTGCAGCCATGCCAGCTGGcacacccagccctggcacaggcacttACCAGGCCGGACAATAACTGCTACATGAGGGGTCTCTCCATTGGCCTGGGGCTCCAAACCGCTTCCAGCCTGAGGGGGCAAAGAGGGAGTTGAACAGAGCCATGTGCACTTCCCTCTGCCACAGCTACGAAGTCAGAGGATCCACTTACCTGTGGAGGGGTAGGGGTGGATGAGGTCCTTGCTCCAGACATAATTTCTTCTGTAATGTCTTTGCCACCTTGGTTGGGGTCTCGTATTCGGATCTGTCCAAGAATCAGAGCAGAGTGGGGAAGTTGTTGGCAGAGTGCAGGACACAACACAAGGGCCACTCCCCTTCCATGAGCCCAACACCCCACCGGACACTGTGCtccaaagggaaaagggaggttCATTCACTGCACTGCCTGTCCTGGCCACACATTTTGGGGAACAGTGGGTGCCAGATCCTCTCACCAGAGGGCATAGTGTCCCACAGACACTggtctgttccagtgccttgcAAGTCATCGCAATAGGCAGCTGGAACCAGCAGGTCCCCAGGCCAGTGCCATCAGAAATCAGGGGACCCCAATACATcactgtgctggcacaggggctgcaaGGACCCCCCCTCATTTTGGGGACAATACAGGGGACTAGCCTCAGCACACATAAAACCAGAGTGGGTTCTGTGCCACCCCAGGAACACCCTATATGCCCACAGCCTCACTTGCCCCATGTCTGCCATGGGCGTGGCACGAGCTACAGGGCACCCTGCTGCGGGGTGACTGGAGGGGCACACATGGGTCAGTGCATGGCAAAGTGCAGCCACGAGTCTTGTCCTCTCTACCTTCTGAACACGACCTGCTCCCAGAACACCAAGTGCAGAGCTCAACCCATCTCTGATGAGAAAATGCCAGCATCCCACCTCCCAGTGGCAACCCCTGcctcccagcacagggccaTGCCGGCAGCCACCCGGCTCCCTGCTATAAATAGGCCCCATGCGAGGCCTCTGAGCACCGGCATCTCCGGGAGCAGACAGCAGTTGGCAGCCGCGGCACCCCCGCCCTCCCGGGAGCTGTGACTCAGCACAACGCTGCCTGCCGGGACGACCAAGGTCGCCAGCACCCACCACGCACCCCAGTTCCCTTGCTAAGCCCTCCAGCCTATGGGGACACAACCGTGTGCCAACCCTTTTCCCTGGCATGCTGCACCACATCCCATCCCACACACCACCAGCACCTGGGGCTGACACCATCCCCCCTCCTGCACATGAGCACACCCTCTTGCACATGAGTTCCCCCGTGCCGGGAGGCAGATGGCTCCTTACCGTCTTGCGTTCTCGTTTCGGGGGGATCGGTGGTTGCTGGCTTACAATGACCTGGGCAGTGGGGACCCCCGCTGGGAACTGCTGCACCCCCTGCGCCGGGTAATACGCACCCGctgaaggagaggagagagcgTCAGACCAGCCAAGCCAGATCCTCCAAGCCTGTCCCAAAGACTCCCTGATCTCCCAAACACAGGGGTCTGTCAAGAGCCTGAAGAGCCCTTGCTGCTCTGCAGCGAACCCCCATCGCATCCGGCCTGGATTGTCCCAACCCGCCTGACAGGCCTGACTGAATTCCTTCCCTGTGAAGCAGAGAGCGTCCCCGCGCCACCCCCACGCCCAGCCAGGCCCCGCAGGCATCCACCGTGCCCACCAGCTCCACGCCACCAAGAGCCCTGCCTGGACACTCGGCCATGTCAGGTACAGGCGTCCTGGCTCTGCAGGCGGCCGCCGTCCTGCCTGCACCCTTATCTCCCCAGGACCAGCACCAGCCCGAGGGCGGCACCAGACAGGCTGAGGGGCTCAGGCTCCCCATGCAGCCCGAGTCCCTGGAGAGTCCAGcccagaggaaggagctgtgctgagggacagaggcagagctggaccCCATCcaaggctggcacagccctcaAGAGGTGCTCCACTCCTCCCAGGGCATCTGCGAGCATCACTCCGGAGCAGTGCCACAGGGATATGGGTGAGTTGGGACAGGCACAGCTGGGTCCTGGACCCCTCTGgctccagcaccttccctgctgcactgACCCTGAAAGTCAACCAAGGTGCTTTGGTGACTGCCTCATCCCTGAGTCAGGGACCCTCCCTTTGCTCAAGAGACTC is part of the Vidua chalybeata isolate OUT-0048 chromosome 10, bVidCha1 merged haplotype, whole genome shotgun sequence genome and harbors:
- the EIF4G1 gene encoding eukaryotic translation initiation factor 4 gamma 1 isoform X8; its protein translation is MSGARTSSTPTPPQAGSGLEPQANGETPHVAVIVRPDDRPKPALVVSKPVSLEPSKSASPSPPPPLIPEVEPVVLSPVTLVPMEPPVDTDTKAEQGEAPPDPQKTLSAITTVPGAAELPLVPAPNMDTVAAEEEEEEEEEVAIPLPEPTLQEPVPPEVPPVPVVPSMPAVPLVPAAPSPPPVVPQASEMPAKPASPSPPPPREEPCPEPTGEANGVLEETPETVPEAPACQPVPVSEPVPVPTLDSPTAQPEELPLPNGVEGTSKVEPSEEQPESDVSPISEPEEPAQPGTPASPAAEEEDEESEGPGETQERSLSPAPAPSQISEATAQVAMSVPKKKRRIKELNKKEALGDLLDAFKESQTGDSASEAENKPPTSVPASEAEDVAPARPQEESEETWEEKEDKLAPEKGKTAGQKYGYKEEQWKPLNPEEKKRYDREFLLGFQFIFASMQKPEGLPQITDVVLDKPCVPSQANKTPLRAIDPIRLSGMNCSPDFTPSFANLGRPVMGNRGLPSGLGPRRSQQNPRKEPRKIIATVSLNEDVKLNKAEKAWKPSSKRASEEEDPENIKTQELLRRVRSILNKLTPQMFQQLMKQVMELSIDTEERLKGVIDLVFEKAISEPNFSVAYANMCRCLMGLKVPTTDKPTVTVNFRKLLLNRCQKEFEKDKDDDEIFEKRQKEMDDASAPEEKARMKDELEEARDKARRRSLGNIKFIGELFKLKMLTEAIMHDCVVKLLKNHDEESLECLCRLLTTIGKDLDFEKAKPRMDQYFNQMEKIIKEKKTSSRIRFMLQDVIDLRRNSWVPRRGDQGPKTIDQIHKEAEMEEHREHIKVQQLMSKDKRRGPPGPSSGGRSSLVADDGWSTVPISKGNRPIDTSRLTKITKPGSIDSNNQLFAPGGRLSWGKGSSGGSGAKPADSASDSGRPATSTLNRFSALQQSMPAESPESRRVVQRSSSSRDRSEKAGDRGDRESRSEKGSDRLERLDRGERVDRNRSALTKRSFSKETEDRSREREKQGGPEAVRKAASMTEERDRSRETIKQEPTPLPTSTKPALSEEELEKKSKAIIEEYLHINDMKEALQCVQELGSSSSLYIFVQNGIESTLERSTISREHMGALLCQLVKAGTLSKEQYYKGLREILEIAEDMEIDIPHIWLYLAELITPILQEEGIPMEELFREITKPLVPIGKATTLLVEVLGLLCKGMGQKTAGKLWRDGGLSWKEFLPEDQDVNKFVTEQKLEYTMGDSSDMPSHKELTSEELCKQMDKLLKENPNNQRIYDWIEANLSEQQVSSNTFVRALMTSVCHLAIVFENPYRVDATVIHNQAKLLQKYLRDEQKELQALYALQALVVKLDQPPNLLRMFFDALYDEDVIKEEAFYKWESSKDPAEQQGKGVALKSVTAFFTWLREAEDESDNN
- the EIF4G1 gene encoding eukaryotic translation initiation factor 4 gamma 1 isoform X3; translation: MNKAPQPTGGAPTAPHPAPSPGLPQPTFPPGQTAPVVFNPAPTSQMNTPSQPRQFPAGPRAIHQQGGFRSLQHFYQNRAQPPASASRVQSNTTARPGPPAHVYPAASQVMMIPSQISYTPSQGAYYIPGQGRSTYVVPTQQYPVQPGAPSFYPGASPTEFGTYAGAYYPAQGVQQFPAGVPTAQVIVSQQPPIPPKRERKTIRIRDPNQGGKDITEEIMSGARTSSTPTPPQAGSGLEPQANGETPHVAVIVRPDDRPKPALVVSKPVSLEPSKSASPSPPPPLIPEVEPVVLSPVTLVPMEPPVDTDTKAEQGEAPPDPQKTLSAITTVPGAAELPLVPAPNMDTVAAEEEEEEEEEVAIPLPEPTLQEPVPPEVPPVPVVPSMPAVPLVPAAPSPPPVVPQASEMPAKPASPSPPPPREEPCPEPTGEANGVLEETPETVPEAPACQPVPVSEPVPVPTLDSPTAQPEELPLPNGVEGTSKVEPSEEQPESDVSPISEPEEPAQPGTPASPAAEEEDEESEGPGETQERSLSPAPAPSQISEATAQVAMSVPKKKRRIKELNKKEALGDLLDAFKESQTGDSASEAENKPPTSVPASEAEDVAPARPQEESEETWEEKEDKLAPEKGKTAGQKYGYKEEQWKPLNPEEKKRYDREFLLGFQFIFASMQKPEGLPQITDVVLDKANKTPLRAIDPIRLSGMNCSPDFTPSFANLGRPVMGNRGLPSGLGPRRSQQNPRKEPRKIIATVSLNEDVKLNKAEKAWKPSSKRASEEEDPENIKTQELLRRVRSILNKLTPQMFQQLMKQVMELSIDTEERLKGVIDLVFEKAISEPNFSVAYANMCRCLMGLKVPTTDKPTVTVNFRKLLLNRCQKEFEKDKDDDEIFEKRQKEMDDASAPEEKARMKDELEEARDKARRRSLGNIKFIGELFKLKMLTEAIMHDCVVKLLKNHDEESLECLCRLLTTIGKDLDFEKAKPRMDQYFNQMEKIIKEKKTSSRIRFMLQDVIDLRRNSWVPRRGDQGPKTIDQIHKEAEMEEHREHIKVQQLMSKDKRRGPPGPSSGGRSSLVADDGWSTVPISKGNRPIDTSRLTKITKPGSIDSNNQLFAPGGRLSWGKGSSGGSGAKPADSASDSGRPATSTLNRFSALQQSMPAESPESRRVVQRSSSSRDRSEKAGDRGDRESRSEKGSDRLERLDRGERVDRNRSALTKRSFSKETEDRSREREKQGGPEAVRKAASMTEERDRSRETIKQEPTPLPTSTKPALSEEELEKKSKAIIEEYLHINDMKEALQCVQELGSSSSLYIFVQNGIESTLERSTISREHMGALLCQLVKAGTLSKEQYYKGLREILEIAEDMEIDIPHIWLYLAELITPILQEEGIPMEELFREITKPLVPIGKATTLLVEVLGLLCKGMGQKTAGKLWRDGGLSWKEFLPEDQDVNKFVTEQKLEYTMGDSSDMPSHKELTSEELCKQMDKLLKENPNNQRIYDWIEANLSEQQVSSNTFVRALMTSVCHLAIVFENPYRVDATVIHNQAKLLQKYLRDEQKELQALYALQALVVKLDQPPNLLRMFFDALYDEDVIKEEAFYKWESSKDPAEQQGKGVALKSVTAFFTWLREAEDESDNN
- the EIF4G1 gene encoding eukaryotic translation initiation factor 4 gamma 1 isoform X2, coding for MNKAPQPTGGAPTAPHPAPSPGLPQPTFPPGQTAPVVFNPAPTSQMNTPSQPRQFPAGPRAIHQQGGFRSLQHFYQNRAQPPASASRVQSNTTARPGPPAHVYPAASQVMMIPSQISYTPSQGAYYIPGQGRSTYVVPTQQYPVQPGAPSFYPGASPTEFGTYAGAYYPAQGVQQFPAGVPTAQVIVSQQPPIPPKRERKTIRIRDPNQGGKDITEEIMSGARTSSTPTPPQAGSGLEPQANGETPHVAVIVRPDDRPKPALVVSKPVSLEPSKSASPSPPPPLIPEVEPVVLSPVTLVPMEPPVDTDTKAEQGEAPPDPQKTLSAITTVPGAAELPLVPAPNMDTVAAEEEEEEEEEVAIPLPEPTLQEPVPPEVPPVPVVPSMPAVPLVPAAPSPPPVVPQASEMPAKPASPSPPPPREEPCPEPTGEANGVLEETPETVPEAPACQPVPVSEPVPVPTLDSPTAQPEELPLPNGVEGTSKVEPSEEQPESDVSPISEPEEPAQPGTPASPAAEEEDEESEGPGETQERSLSPAPAPSQISEATAQVAMSVPKKKRRIKELNKKEALGDLLDAFKESQTGDSASEAENKPPTSVPASEAEDVAPARPQEESEETWEEKEDKLAPEKGKTAGQKYGYKEEQWKPLNPEEKKRYDREFLLGFQFIFASMQKPEGLPQITDVVLDKPCVPSQANKTPLRAIDPIRLSGMNCSPDFTPSFANLGRPVMGNRGLPSGLGPRRSQQNPRKEPRKIIATVSLNEDVKLNKAEKAWKPSSKRASEEEDPENIKTQELLRRVRSILNKLTPQMFQQLMKQVMELSIDTEERLKGVIDLVFEKAISEPNFSVAYANMCRCLMGLKVPTTDKPTVTVNFRKLLLNRCQKEFEKDKDDDEIFEKRQKEMDDASAPEEKARMKDELEEARDKARRRSLGNIKFIGELFKLKMLTEAIMHDCVVKLLKNHDEESLECLCRLLTTIGKDLDFEKAKPRMDQYFNQMEKIIKEKKTSSRIRFMLQDVIDLRRNSWVPRRGDQGPKTIDQIHKEAEMEEHREHIKVQQLMSKDKRRGPPGPSSGGRSSLVADDGWSTVPISKGNRPIDTSRLTKITKPGSIDSNNQLFAPGGRLSWGKGSSGGSGAKPADSGRPATSTLNRFSALQQSMPAESPESRRVVQRSSSSRDRSEKAGDRGDRESRSEKGSDRLERLDRGERVDRNRSALTKRSFSKETEDRSREREKQGGPEAVRKAASMTEERDRSRETIKQEPTPLPTSTKPALSEEELEKKSKAIIEEYLHINDMKEALQCVQELGSSSSLYIFVQNGIESTLERSTISREHMGALLCQLVKAGTLSKEQYYKGLREILEIAEDMEIDIPHIWLYLAELITPILQEEGIPMEELFREITKPLVPIGKATTLLVEVLGLLCKGMGQKTAGKLWRDGGLSWKEFLPEDQDVNKFVTEQKLEYTMGDSSDMPSHKELTSEELCKQMDKLLKENPNNQRIYDWIEANLSEQQVSSNTFVRALMTSVCHLAIVFENPYRVDATVIHNQAKLLQKYLRDEQKELQALYALQALVVKLDQPPNLLRMFFDALYDEDVIKEEAFYKWESSKDPAEQQGKGVALKSVTAFFTWLREAEDESDNN